From Sulfurovum zhangzhouensis, one genomic window encodes:
- a CDS encoding sensor histidine kinase, with translation MHKRVVWGTVIYVISIGFFLGFMYHMLNTWGISVKIYLLVSLILLLFAVMFGYIFISTLLAQQKRIDENLSQLTKEILHELNIPLATIQANTKLIARKLDDQKSLDRIARIEASSKRLERLYRELVYSIKKELHPIEKENFDLKKVLEERVAVFEAFDRNSFIVDVMHYMITADKIGFEKVIDNILMNAMKYSSKDTSITLSLNQDTLNISDQGDGMSETELLKIYERYYQADSSKEGEGIGLALVKSYCDSEGIDIQIKSQKNEGTTVSLNLTKITSH, from the coding sequence ATGCATAAACGGGTAGTCTGGGGAACAGTTATCTATGTGATCAGCATAGGATTTTTCCTTGGTTTTATGTATCATATGCTTAATACATGGGGTATCTCTGTTAAGATATACCTCTTAGTATCACTGATACTTCTGCTATTTGCCGTTATGTTCGGATATATCTTTATCTCTACGCTGCTGGCACAGCAAAAAAGAATCGATGAAAACCTTTCTCAACTTACCAAAGAGATATTGCATGAACTTAATATCCCGCTTGCAACCATCCAGGCCAATACTAAACTCATCGCCAGAAAATTGGATGATCAGAAAAGTTTGGACCGTATCGCACGTATTGAAGCATCTTCCAAAAGACTTGAAAGACTTTATAGGGAACTAGTTTACAGTATCAAAAAAGAGTTACACCCTATCGAAAAAGAGAACTTTGATCTTAAAAAAGTTTTAGAAGAGAGGGTAGCGGTATTTGAAGCATTTGATCGCAATAGTTTTATAGTGGATGTTATGCACTATATGATCACGGCTGATAAGATAGGATTTGAGAAAGTAATAGACAATATCTTGATGAATGCAATGAAGTATTCATCCAAAGATACATCCATTACATTGTCCCTTAATCAAGATACTCTAAATATCAGTGATCAGGGAGACGGGATGAGTGAAACAGAGCTTTTAAAGATCTATGAGCGTTACTATCAGGCAGACAGTTCCAAAGAGGGAGAAGGGATAGGTCTTGCACTGGTAAAATCTTATTGTGATAGTGAGGGTATCGATATACAGATCAAATCACAAAAGAATGAGGGAACTACTGTTTCGCTTAATTTGACAAAGATCACTTCACACTAA
- a CDS encoding response regulator transcription factor, translating to MSTKILVLEDDQLFNETLQDFLEEEGYALDAVMDPYSALDLTYENKYDIYLFDVNLPYESGFDLLDKLRSAGDMTPTIFLTSRDDKDSLVEGFSLGADDYMKKPIDFDELQVRIEALLRRQTRTQNVLIGEYTLDVKNKILYHRDKEVDLTIKVIELLMLFIQSKGDVVSNEFIKEQLWTANQMPSDGSIRVYVTQLKKLFPEYISNIRGVGYKFENIDA from the coding sequence ATGTCTACTAAAATACTTGTCCTGGAAGATGATCAACTTTTCAATGAAACACTTCAGGATTTTCTAGAAGAAGAGGGCTATGCGCTGGATGCTGTGATGGATCCCTATTCAGCGCTTGACCTCACATATGAGAATAAGTACGATATCTACCTATTTGATGTGAATCTGCCTTATGAAAGCGGATTTGACCTTCTGGACAAACTACGCAGTGCAGGGGATATGACCCCGACGATTTTTTTGACCTCTAGAGATGATAAAGATTCACTTGTTGAAGGATTTAGTTTAGGGGCAGATGACTACATGAAAAAGCCTATTGACTTTGATGAACTTCAAGTGCGTATCGAAGCTCTGCTTCGCAGGCAGACACGAACTCAAAACGTTTTGATCGGTGAGTATACCCTGGATGTGAAAAACAAAATACTCTATCATAGAGATAAAGAAGTAGATCTTACGATCAAAGTGATAGAACTGTTGATGCTCTTTATCCAATCCAAAGGGGATGTGGTATCTAATGAGTTTATCAAAGAACAGCTTTGGACAGCGAATCAGATGCCAAGTGACGGTTCGATACGTGTCTATGTGACACAGCTTAAAAAACTTTTCCCTGAATATATCAGCAATATCCGTGGCGTTGGCTACAAATTTGAGAATATTGATGCATAA
- the fabG gene encoding 3-oxoacyl-ACP reductase FabG, translated as MKFSGNNVLVTGASRGIGAEIAKRLAEMGLKVWINYRSGEAEANAVKAAIEAEGGKAEVIGFDVSDEDAFVDAIKHIVEEDGEMSYLVNNAGITKDGLAMRMKTEQFMDVINANLKSSFVGCREALKVMSKKRFGSVVNIASIVGETGNAGQTNYSASKGGTIAMTKSFAQEAAPRGIRYNTITPGFIATEMTEVLKDEIKDAFTAKIPLGRFGEPKEVADAVAFLLSDHASYITGETLKVNGGMYM; from the coding sequence ATGAAATTTAGTGGAAATAATGTTCTTGTTACCGGTGCCAGCAGAGGTATCGGTGCAGAGATTGCTAAAAGATTGGCTGAAATGGGGCTCAAAGTCTGGATCAATTACCGTAGCGGTGAAGCTGAGGCTAATGCAGTAAAAGCAGCGATCGAAGCAGAAGGCGGTAAAGCTGAGGTAATCGGTTTTGACGTGAGTGATGAAGATGCTTTTGTAGATGCAATCAAACATATTGTAGAAGAAGACGGTGAGATGAGTTACCTTGTCAATAATGCAGGTATCACCAAAGATGGACTTGCAATGAGAATGAAGACAGAACAGTTCATGGATGTCATTAATGCTAACCTGAAGTCTTCATTCGTCGGGTGTAGAGAAGCACTAAAAGTAATGAGTAAAAAGCGTTTTGGTTCAGTAGTCAATATCGCATCGATCGTAGGTGAGACAGGAAATGCAGGTCAAACTAACTACTCGGCAAGTAAGGGGGGAACAATCGCGATGACCAAGTCATTTGCACAAGAAGCTGCACCAAGAGGTATCAGATACAATACTATCACCCCGGGCTTTATTGCAACAGAGATGACAGAGGTACTCAAAGATGAGATCAAAGATGCCTTTACTGCGAAGATCCCGTTGGGAAGATTCGGTGAGCCGAAAGAGGTGGCTGATGCAGTAGCATTTTTACTTTCTGATCATGCTTCTTACATTACCGGTGAGACATTGAAAGTCAATGGCGGGATGTATATGTAA
- a CDS encoding TerB family tellurite resistance protein, with amino-acid sequence MNTKIKESVATLLAHIIKLDGRDVEKEAPLFCNILGQDFKCSEAEAKSLLEDLMDKEYDLDHHIQIIKTALCEDKISKYHLMEQLNHIIYSDKITPEDYEFFEKLKNEFFDCH; translated from the coding sequence ATGAATACAAAAATTAAAGAATCAGTCGCCACACTTTTAGCACACATTATTAAATTGGATGGTAGGGATGTAGAGAAGGAGGCTCCCCTCTTTTGTAACATACTTGGACAGGATTTTAAATGCAGTGAGGCTGAAGCTAAATCGCTCCTGGAAGATCTTATGGACAAAGAGTATGATCTTGATCATCATATCCAGATTATTAAAACTGCACTGTGTGAAGACAAAATTTCTAAATATCATTTAATGGAACAACTGAACCATATCATTTACTCAGATAAGATCACTCCTGAAGATTATGAGTTCTTTGAAAAATTAAAAAACGAGTTCTTCGATTGTCATTAA
- the gpmI gene encoding 2,3-bisphosphoglycerate-independent phosphoglycerate mutase — protein MDIQKTVLIITDGIGCKPDSKCNAFKDAVKPTYDKLFEETPRVLISTHGLSVGLPEGQMGNSEVGHMTIGSGRILYQDLVKISLALKDGSIEQNAALNEILAKSDRVHLVGLLSDGGVHSHIEHTIGLAKLAKARGKRVFLHLITDGRDVSPTSSKTYIEQIEGITDEDISIATLGGRFYTMDRDNRWERVEKGYRAIAEATPVTTLSATEYVDESYAKKETDEFIMPVAFEGYQGIAEGDTVIMTNFRSDRVREITTALGDADFSEFDRAFKPLHIATMTQYDSTFPYPVLFPKEAPKNTLAEVVSKAGLRQLHTAETEKYAHVTFFLNGGIEEPMEGESRVLIPSPDVKTYDMKPEMSAPEVGEAVRTAMDEAYDFVVVNFANGDMVGHTGNYEAARKAVHAVDTELGKIIEKAKEQNYAIVLTSDHGNCEEMVDEEGHILTNHTVGEVWCWVMADGVEKLKEGCGLNNVAPTVLKIMGLQIPDEMDEPLF, from the coding sequence ATGGATATTCAAAAAACAGTTTTAATTATTACTGATGGTATCGGGTGCAAACCTGACAGTAAATGCAACGCATTCAAAGATGCGGTAAAACCAACCTATGACAAACTTTTTGAGGAGACACCAAGAGTGCTGATCTCTACCCATGGGCTCAGTGTCGGATTGCCTGAAGGACAGATGGGAAACTCAGAAGTAGGACATATGACCATAGGAAGCGGTCGTATACTCTATCAAGATCTCGTGAAGATCTCATTGGCTCTTAAGGACGGAAGTATTGAGCAGAATGCTGCACTTAATGAGATATTGGCCAAAAGTGACAGGGTACATCTTGTCGGATTGCTTAGTGACGGTGGTGTACACTCGCATATTGAGCATACGATCGGACTGGCAAAGCTTGCAAAAGCAAGAGGTAAGAGAGTATTTTTGCATCTGATCACCGATGGAAGAGATGTAAGCCCGACTTCTTCAAAAACTTACATTGAACAGATCGAAGGGATCACAGATGAGGATATCTCTATCGCCACGCTTGGCGGGCGCTTTTATACAATGGACAGGGATAACCGTTGGGAAAGAGTTGAGAAAGGGTACAGAGCGATTGCAGAAGCTACTCCTGTTACGACCCTTTCTGCGACAGAGTATGTAGATGAAAGCTATGCGAAAAAAGAAACCGATGAGTTCATAATGCCTGTAGCTTTTGAAGGATATCAAGGTATAGCTGAGGGTGATACGGTGATCATGACCAACTTCCGTTCAGATAGGGTACGTGAGATCACTACGGCATTGGGTGATGCTGACTTCAGTGAATTTGACAGAGCATTTAAGCCACTGCATATCGCTACGATGACACAGTATGATTCGACATTCCCATATCCGGTTCTTTTCCCTAAAGAGGCACCTAAAAACACACTGGCTGAAGTGGTAAGTAAGGCAGGGTTACGTCAGCTGCACACGGCAGAGACTGAGAAGTATGCCCATGTAACATTCTTCCTTAACGGGGGTATAGAGGAACCAATGGAGGGTGAAAGCCGCGTACTGATCCCTAGTCCGGATGTGAAGACCTATGATATGAAACCGGAGATGTCAGCTCCTGAAGTAGGTGAAGCCGTACGTACCGCAATGGATGAAGCCTATGATTTTGTAGTGGTTAATTTTGCGAACGGTGATATGGTCGGGCATACCGGAAATTATGAAGCAGCGCGTAAAGCGGTCCATGCAGTTGATACCGAACTTGGAAAGATCATCGAAAAAGCAAAAGAGCAAAACTATGCGATCGTGCTTACATCAGATCACGGAAACTGTGAAGAGATGGTAGATGAAGAGGGCCATATCTTGACCAATCACACCGTAGGAGAAGTATGGTGCTGGGTAATGGCTGATGGTGTAGAAAAACTCAAAGAAGGATGCGGGCTCAATAATGTAGCACCGACCGTACTTAAAATAATGGGTCTGCAGATACCTGATGAGATGGATGAACCACTTTTCTAG